The following proteins are co-located in the Synchiropus splendidus isolate RoL2022-P1 chromosome 14, RoL_Sspl_1.0, whole genome shotgun sequence genome:
- the api5 gene encoding apoptosis inhibitor 5, whose amino-acid sequence MAVTIEDLYRNYGILADAKDNPGQHKDAYQVILDGVKGGPKEKRLAAQFIPKFFSSFPELADAAINAQLDLCEDDDVSIRRQAIKELPRFAAVENIVRVADILTQLLQTDDTTEFNQVTASLISIFKMDAKGTLGGLFSQILQGEDVVRERAIKFLSTKLKTLPEDVMTKEVEEYIFAETKKVLEDVTGEEFVLLMRVVSGLKVLQTVNGRQQLVELVVEQAFLEQGLNPSDPDTVDRLLQCTRQAVPLFSKNVHSTRFVTYFCEHVLPNLSTLTSPVDELDIQLEVLKLLAEMSPFCGDMDKLEANLKILFVKLLELMPLPPEEAENGDNSTNEEPKLQFSYVECLLFSFHQLGKKLPDFLIDKVDAEQLKDFKIRLQYFARGLQVYIRQLRVALQGKTGDALKTEENRIKVVALKITNNINVLIKDLFHNPPSFKSAITLSWKPVQKTDAIAPKRASTEEMGFGASMKKNISPQPRRDSRQIYNPPSGKYSATIGNFAYEQGSGFRGSRGRGFNGRGNRSRGRIY is encoded by the exons ATGGCGGTCACTATCGAAGATCTCTATCGAAACTACGGAATCCTTGCTGACGCAAAGGATAATCCTGGCCAG CATAAAGATGCCTATCAAGTTATCCTTGATGGTGTGAAAGGTGGACCGAAGGAAAAGCGCTTGGCAGCGCAGTTCATCCCTAAATTCTTCAGCAGCTTTCCGGAATTGGCAGATGCAGCTATTAATGCACAGCTTGATCtttgtgaagatgatgatgtttcT ATTCGGCGCCAGGCCATAAAGGAACTCCCTCGCTTTGCTGCTGTGGAAAATATTGTGAGGGTTGCCGATATACTCACCCAGCTGCTTCAAACAG ACGACACAACAGAGTTCAATCAAGTGACGGCAtcgctcatttccatttttaaaatggatGCCAAAG GGACCCTCGGAGGCCTTTTTTCTCAGATCTTACAGGGAGAGGACGTTGTGCGGGAGCGAGCCATCAAATTTTTGTCAACAAAGCTGAAGACCCTCCCTGAGGATGTAATGACAAAGGAGGTTGAGGAGTACATCTTTGCAGAGACAAAGAAG GTGCTCGAGGATGTGACTGGAGAGGAATTTGTCCTGCTGATGCGTGTTGTGTCAGGACTTAAGGTGCTACAGACAGTGAATGGGCGCCAGCAACTCGTCGAGTTGGTGGTGGAGCAGGCATTCTTGGAACAGGGCCTCAACCCCTCTGATCCAGACACAGTGGACCGTCTGTTGCAGTGCACCCGCCAGGCTGTGCCTCTTTTTTCT AAAAATGTTCATTCTACGCGGTTTGTGACATACTTTTGCGAACATGTTCTGCCCAACCTGAGCACCCTGACAAGTCCTGTGGATGAGCTGGATATCCAACTAGAG GTGCTTAAGCTTTTAGCTGAAATGAGTCCCTTCTGTGGAGATATGGACAAACTGGAGGCAAACCTTAAAATCCTTTTTGTCAAGCTATTG GAGTTAATGCCACTGCCACCAGAAGAAGCTGAAAATGGAGACAACTCCACCAACGAGGAGCCCAAGCTGCAGTTTAGCTACGTGGAATGTCTTCTGTTCAGCTTCCACCAGCTGGGCAAGAAACTGCCAGACTTCCTGATTGACAAAGTAGATGCTGAACAGCTAAAAGACTTCAAGATCCG GTTGCAGTATTTTGCCAGAGGTCTGCAAGTTTATATCAGACAGTTACGAGTGGCACTGCAGGGGAAGACTGGTGATGCTTTAAAAACAGAAGAG AACAGGATTAAAGTGGTTGCACTGAAGATCACTAACAATATAAACGTGCTGATCAAG GATCTGTTCCACAACCCTCCATCATTTAAAAGTGCCATCACACTTTCTTGGAAGCCTGTCCAGAAGACGGATGCAATCGC TCCTAAGCGTGCTTCAACTGAAGAGATGGGTTTTGGTGccagcatgaaaaaaaacatttctccaCAACCACGAAGGGACTCCCGGCAAATCTACAATCCACCAAGCGGCAAATATAGTGCCACTATTGGCAATTTTGCTTACG aaCAGGGCAGCGGCTTTCGAGGTAGCCGAGGTCGCGGCTTCAACGGCAGAGGCAACAGAAGCAGAGGCCGAATCTACTGA